The Methylobacterium currus genome contains a region encoding:
- the hrcA gene encoding heat-inducible transcriptional repressor HrcA: protein MNTRDLPPLPGGSGQARAIAELNERSREIFRQIVESYLATGEPVGSRNLARILPMALSPASIRNVMSDLEQAGLIYAPHTSAGRLPTEHGLRFFVDALLELGDVGQEEKGRIEAQMRAAASRHTFESALTEASMLLSGISRGAGVVVTAKQNPRLRHIEFVRLDPGRALVVLVSDDGSVENRLLDLPHGLPAGALQEASNFLNARIRGRTLGEVRVEIETARAAMKQELDELTGRLVDAGLARSVGPSEERQLIVRGQANLLDDLRAAEDLERIRLLFNDLESQKDVIDLLSRAEGGEGVRIFIGSENKLFSLSGSSMIAAPFRDGSQTIVGVVGVIGPTRLNYARIVPMVDFTARVVSRMLERGRG from the coding sequence ATGAACACACGCGACCTTCCACCCCTGCCCGGCGGCTCCGGACAGGCCCGTGCCATTGCCGAGCTCAACGAGCGCTCGCGGGAAATCTTTCGCCAGATCGTCGAGAGCTATCTCGCCACGGGAGAGCCGGTGGGGTCGCGCAACCTCGCCCGCATCCTGCCGATGGCGCTCTCGCCGGCCTCGATCCGCAACGTGATGTCGGATCTGGAGCAGGCGGGGCTGATCTACGCCCCTCATACCAGCGCCGGCCGGCTCCCCACCGAGCACGGCCTGCGCTTCTTCGTCGACGCGCTGCTCGAACTCGGCGATGTCGGCCAGGAGGAGAAGGGAAGGATCGAGGCGCAGATGCGCGCCGCCGCCTCGCGCCACACCTTCGAGAGCGCGCTCACCGAGGCCTCGATGCTGCTCTCGGGCATCTCGCGCGGCGCCGGCGTCGTCGTCACCGCCAAGCAGAACCCGCGGCTGCGGCACATCGAGTTCGTGCGGCTCGATCCCGGCCGCGCCCTGGTGGTGCTGGTCTCCGACGACGGCTCGGTGGAGAACCGCCTGCTCGACCTGCCGCACGGCCTGCCCGCGGGCGCGCTGCAGGAGGCCTCGAACTTCCTCAACGCGCGCATCCGCGGCCGCACCCTCGGTGAGGTGCGGGTCGAGATCGAGACCGCCCGGGCGGCGATGAAGCAGGAGCTCGACGAGCTGACCGGACGGCTGGTCGATGCCGGCCTCGCCCGCTCGGTCGGCCCGAGCGAGGAGCGCCAGCTGATCGTGCGCGGCCAGGCCAACCTCCTCGACGACCTGCGGGCGGCCGAGGACCTGGAGCGCATCCGCCTGCTCTTCAACGACCTGGAGAGCCAGAAGGACGTGATCGACCTTCTCTCGCGCGCCGAGGGCGGCGAGGGCGTGCGGATCTTCATCGGCTCGGAGAACAAGCTCTTCTCGCTCTCCGGCTCGTCGATGATCGCCGCTCCCTTCCGGGACGGCAGCCAGACCATCGTGGGCGTCGTCGGGGTGATCGGGCCGACCCGGCTCAACTACGCCCGCATCGTCCCGATGGTCGATTTCACCGCCAGGGTGGTGTCGCGGATGCTGGAGCGCGGGCGAGGCTGA
- the rph gene encoding ribonuclease PH — protein MRPSKRAPDELRKVTLERGVSRYAEGSCLVTFGETKVLCTASLEERGPSWLRGSGKGWVTAEYSMLPRATHDRNRREVNAGKPSGRTQEIQRLIGRSLRAVVNLPAVGERQIVVDCDVLQADGGTRTAAITGAWVALHECFTWMRGRSIISVDPMRDHVAAISCGIHKGTPVLDLDYDEDSGAETDANFVITGSGGIVEVQGTAEVKPFSEEEFLGLLRLAKAGVAELVALQKQAIG, from the coding sequence ATGCGCCCCTCGAAGCGCGCCCCCGACGAGCTGCGCAAGGTCACGCTGGAGCGGGGCGTCTCGCGCTACGCCGAGGGCTCGTGCCTCGTCACCTTCGGGGAGACCAAGGTTCTGTGCACCGCCTCGCTCGAGGAGCGCGGGCCGTCCTGGCTGCGCGGCTCCGGCAAGGGCTGGGTCACCGCCGAATACAGCATGCTGCCGCGGGCGACCCACGACCGCAACCGGCGCGAGGTCAATGCCGGCAAGCCCTCCGGCCGCACCCAGGAGATCCAGCGGCTGATCGGCCGGTCCTTGCGCGCCGTGGTGAATCTGCCGGCGGTGGGCGAGCGCCAGATCGTGGTCGATTGCGACGTGCTCCAGGCCGATGGCGGCACCCGCACGGCGGCGATCACCGGCGCCTGGGTCGCGCTGCACGAGTGCTTCACCTGGATGCGCGGTCGCTCGATCATCTCGGTTGACCCGATGCGCGACCACGTCGCGGCGATCTCCTGCGGCATCCACAAGGGCACCCCCGTCCTCGACCTCGACTACGACGAGGATTCCGGCGCCGAGACCGATGCCAACTTCGTCATCACCGGCAGCGGCGGCATCGTCGAGGTGCAGGGCACCGCCGAGGTGAAGCCGTTCTCGGAGGAGGAGTTCTTGGGCCTCCTGCGCCTCGCCAAGGCGGGCGTGGCCGAGCTGGTGGCGCTCCAGAAGCAGGCGATCGGCTGA
- the rdgB gene encoding RdgB/HAM1 family non-canonical purine NTP pyrophosphatase has translation MARLLTGRVVIATHNAGKLREMRELLAPFGVEAVSAGELNLPEPEETGTMFAENAAIKARAATRATGLPAFADDSGLCANALDGAPGLFSARWSGGSKDFSGAMARIERELASRGATDRRAHFVSALVLTWPDGHEELFEGRVFGELVWPPRGDKGFGYDPMFKPDESPLTFGELSAEEKHGIDWARGEALSHRARAFLALAAACLRRPG, from the coding sequence ATGGCCCGCCTCCTCACCGGGCGGGTCGTGATCGCGACCCACAATGCCGGCAAGCTGCGCGAGATGCGCGAGTTGCTGGCCCCCTTCGGCGTCGAGGCGGTCTCGGCCGGCGAGCTGAACCTGCCCGAGCCGGAGGAGACCGGCACGATGTTTGCCGAGAATGCCGCCATCAAGGCGCGGGCGGCGACGAGGGCCACCGGCCTGCCCGCCTTCGCCGACGATTCGGGGCTCTGCGCCAACGCGCTCGACGGGGCGCCCGGCCTGTTCTCGGCCCGCTGGTCCGGCGGCTCGAAGGACTTTTCCGGCGCGATGGCGCGCATCGAGCGCGAGCTCGCCAGCCGCGGCGCCACGGACCGGCGGGCGCATTTCGTCTCGGCCCTGGTCCTGACCTGGCCGGACGGGCACGAGGAGCTGTTCGAGGGACGGGTCTTCGGCGAGCTGGTCTGGCCCCCCCGCGGCGACAAGGGCTTCGGCTACGACCCGATGTTCAAGCCGGACGAGAGCCCGCTCACCTTCGGCGAGCTGAGCGCCGAGGAGAAGCACGGCATCGACTGGGCGAGGGGGGAGGCCCTGTCGCACCGGGCCCGGGCCTTCCTGGCGCTCGCCGCCGCATGCCTGCGCCGGCCGGGCTGA
- a CDS encoding organic hydroperoxide resistance protein, producing MSVDVKYTTQATANGGRDGRAQTQDGSLDVKLSTPKELGGAGGAGNNPEQLFAAGYAACFLGAMKFVGGQEKIAVPADTTVTAKVGIGPRSEGGFGITADLTISLPGLDKATAETLVEKAHQVCPYSNATRGNVDVGLTVA from the coding sequence ATGTCCGTCGACGTGAAGTACACCACCCAGGCCACGGCGAATGGCGGTCGCGACGGTCGCGCCCAGACCCAGGACGGCAGCCTCGACGTCAAGCTGTCGACCCCCAAGGAGCTCGGCGGCGCCGGCGGCGCCGGCAACAATCCCGAGCAGCTCTTCGCGGCCGGCTACGCCGCCTGCTTCCTCGGCGCGATGAAGTTCGTCGGCGGCCAGGAGAAGATCGCCGTCCCGGCCGACACCACCGTGACCGCCAAGGTCGGCATCGGCCCGCGCTCCGAGGGCGGCTTCGGCATCACCGCCGACCTGACCATCTCGCTGCCGGGCCTCGACAAGGCGACCGCCGAGACGCTGGTCGAGAAGGCCCACCAGGTGTGCCCGTACTCGAACGCCACCCGCGGCAACGTCGATGTCGGCCTGACCGTCGCGTAA
- a CDS encoding MarR family winged helix-turn-helix transcriptional regulator: MSEIDAHGQNADQDKGQNSGQDPDPADDLHLSNQICFAVYSAAHAFNRIYKPLLDRIGLTYPQYLVLLLLWEQDGQTMKTLGQRLYLDSGTLTPLLKRLESAGLVIRTRDARDERLMRITLTEAGASLREKATPFPNEIVCASGRPAERLVALRDEILALRDSLHASAAPDRGAA, translated from the coding sequence ATGTCAGAGATCGATGCGCACGGCCAGAACGCCGACCAGGACAAGGGCCAGAATTCCGGCCAGGACCCCGACCCGGCCGACGACCTGCACCTCTCCAACCAGATTTGCTTCGCGGTCTACTCGGCGGCGCATGCCTTCAACCGGATCTACAAGCCCCTCCTCGACCGGATCGGCCTGACCTACCCGCAATACCTGGTGCTCCTCCTGCTCTGGGAGCAGGACGGGCAGACGATGAAGACCCTCGGGCAGCGCCTCTACCTCGATTCCGGCACCCTGACGCCGCTGCTCAAGCGCCTGGAGAGTGCAGGGCTGGTGATCCGGACACGCGACGCCCGGGACGAGCGGCTGATGCGCATCACCCTGACCGAGGCCGGTGCGTCCTTGCGCGAGAAGGCGACGCCGTTCCCGAACGAGATCGTCTGCGCCTCCGGGCGGCCGGCGGAGCGGCTGGTGGCCCTGCGCGACGAGATCCTGGCCCTGCGCGACAGCCTGCACGCCTCGGCGGCGCCGGACCGCGGGGCAGCCTGA
- a CDS encoding aldo/keto reductase has protein sequence MRRQPFGRTGPAVPVIGQGTWYLDEGEPTVAAAALRRGLDVGMSHVDTAEMYGEAEPLIAEAIGDRRDEAFLVSKVLPGNASRRGTIQACERSLKRLRTDRLDCYLLHWRGPHPLEETFAAFEELIRAGKILSWGVSNFDADDLDEALEIAGPDRIACNQVLYHLEERAIEHAVLPWCRRHGVAVVAYSPFGHDSFPGPATPGGRVLAEIAQAHDATPRQVALAALTRGDGVLAIPKASSPAHAAENAGGGSLTLSEAELARIDAAFPRGPKPRHLPML, from the coding sequence ATGCGACGGCAACCCTTCGGACGCACCGGGCCCGCGGTGCCGGTGATCGGGCAGGGAACCTGGTACCTCGACGAGGGCGAGCCCACCGTGGCGGCGGCCGCCCTGCGGCGGGGCCTCGACGTGGGGATGAGCCACGTCGACACCGCCGAGATGTATGGCGAGGCCGAACCCCTGATCGCCGAGGCGATCGGCGACCGCCGCGACGAGGCATTTCTGGTCTCCAAGGTGCTGCCCGGGAACGCCTCGCGCCGGGGCACGATCCAGGCCTGCGAGCGCTCGCTCAAGCGCCTGCGCACCGACCGGCTCGACTGCTACCTCCTGCACTGGCGCGGCCCCCACCCGCTGGAGGAGACCTTCGCGGCCTTCGAGGAGCTGATCCGGGCGGGCAAGATCCTGTCCTGGGGCGTGAGCAACTTCGACGCCGACGACCTCGACGAGGCCTTGGAGATCGCAGGCCCCGACCGCATCGCCTGCAACCAGGTGCTCTACCACCTGGAGGAGCGGGCGATCGAGCATGCGGTCCTGCCCTGGTGCCGGCGCCACGGCGTCGCGGTGGTGGCCTACAGCCCCTTCGGTCATGACAGCTTCCCGGGTCCCGCGACCCCGGGCGGCCGCGTGCTGGCCGAGATCGCGCAAGCGCACGACGCCACGCCGCGGCAGGTGGCGCTGGCCGCGCTCACCCGGGGGGACGGCGTGCTGGCGATCCCGAAGGCGTCGAGTCCGGCCCATGCCGCCGAGAATGCCGGCGGCGGCAGCCTGACCCTGAGCGAGGCCGAGCTCGCCCGGATCGACGCCGCCTTCCCCCGCGGACCGAAGCCGCGGCACTTGCCGATGCTCTGA
- a CDS encoding methionine ABC transporter ATP-binding protein, whose amino-acid sequence MTAPVRVPVPGDLSDRLGQPDALVRLESVAKTYTARRGAGAVTALEDIDLSVARGQVLGVIGRSGAGKSTLIRLVNGLERPSRGRVIVDRAEISSLSESALRAERRGIGMIFQHFNLLSARTAAGNVALPLEVAGTDKAAIRKRVAELLDLVGLGPQADRYPAELSGGQKQRIGIARALATNPKVLLSDEATSALDPETTRSILDLLGRINRELGLTILLITHEMAVIRAIAHEVAVLEGGRIAESGDVFEVFTRPRAAITRTFLDEETGRALPPSLAARLSPGLQAGEGRQAVLRITFRGPHATDPVLAQLTRDAGIPAGILSGTVDEIAGRPFGTLVVGIAADPGTVERARTFLAARGLDVEMLGTLDLAGWQRTAAPGLTDPHHVA is encoded by the coding sequence GTGACGGCCCCCGTCCGCGTGCCGGTGCCGGGGGATCTGAGCGACCGGCTCGGCCAACCCGACGCGCTCGTCAGGCTCGAGAGCGTAGCCAAGACCTACACGGCGCGCCGCGGTGCCGGCGCCGTGACGGCCCTGGAGGATATCGACCTCTCGGTGGCGCGCGGCCAGGTGCTCGGCGTGATCGGCCGCTCCGGCGCCGGCAAGTCGACGCTGATCCGCCTGGTCAACGGGCTGGAGCGGCCGAGCCGCGGCCGGGTGATCGTCGACCGCGCCGAGATCTCGAGCCTGTCGGAATCCGCCCTGCGAGCCGAGCGCCGTGGCATCGGCATGATCTTCCAGCACTTCAACCTGCTCTCGGCCCGCACCGCCGCCGGCAACGTCGCGCTGCCGCTCGAAGTGGCCGGCACCGACAAGGCCGCGATCCGCAAGCGGGTGGCGGAGCTCCTCGACCTCGTCGGGCTCGGGCCGCAGGCCGACCGCTACCCGGCCGAGCTGTCGGGCGGGCAGAAGCAGCGCATCGGCATCGCCCGGGCGCTCGCCACCAACCCGAAGGTGCTGCTCTCCGACGAGGCGACCTCGGCCCTCGACCCGGAGACGACCCGCTCGATCCTCGACCTGCTCGGCCGGATCAACCGGGAGCTCGGCCTGACGATCCTGCTCATCACCCACGAGATGGCGGTGATCCGGGCGATCGCCCACGAGGTCGCGGTGCTCGAGGGCGGCCGCATCGCCGAGTCGGGCGACGTGTTCGAGGTCTTCACCCGGCCGAGGGCCGCGATCACCCGCACCTTCCTCGACGAGGAGACCGGCCGCGCCCTGCCGCCGTCGCTCGCCGCCCGCCTCAGCCCCGGGCTACAGGCCGGGGAGGGCCGGCAGGCGGTGCTGCGGATCACCTTCCGGGGGCCGCACGCCACCGATCCGGTGCTGGCCCAGCTCACCCGCGATGCCGGCATCCCGGCGGGCATCCTCTCGGGGACGGTGGACGAGATCGCCGGCCGCCCCTTCGGCACCCTGGTGGTCGGCATCGCGGCCGATCCCGGGACGGTGGAGCGCGCCCGGACCTTCCTCGCCGCCCGCGGCCTCGACGTGGAGATGCTCGGCACCCTCGACCTCGCCGGCTGGCAGCGGACCGCCGCTCCCGGCCTCACGGATCCGCACCATGTCGCCTGA
- a CDS encoding methionine ABC transporter permease, which translates to MSPELLRLLVQATLDTLQMVAVAASLGTLIGLPLGVFLATSGRGELLAAPWLNRVLGLVVNATRSTPFIILVVAIIPFTRLIAGTSIGTTAATVPLTVAATPFIARLVEGAIREVDGGLVEAARAFGASPLQIVLKVLIPEALPGIVLGLTLAVVSLIGFSAMVGAVGGGGLGDLGIRYGYQRFMPEMMLAVVVVLIVLVQLVQTLGDRLARRMNKRLRHG; encoded by the coding sequence ATGTCGCCTGAACTCCTTCGCCTCCTCGTCCAGGCTACCCTCGACACGCTGCAGATGGTGGCGGTGGCGGCCTCCCTCGGCACGCTGATCGGCCTGCCGCTCGGCGTCTTCCTGGCCACCAGCGGTCGCGGCGAATTGCTGGCCGCGCCCTGGCTCAACCGGGTGCTCGGCCTCGTCGTCAACGCCACCCGCTCGACACCGTTCATCATCCTGGTGGTGGCGATCATCCCGTTCACCCGGCTGATCGCCGGCACCTCGATCGGCACCACCGCGGCCACCGTGCCGCTGACGGTCGCCGCGACCCCGTTCATCGCCCGCCTCGTCGAGGGGGCAATCCGCGAGGTCGATGGCGGCCTCGTCGAGGCGGCCCGGGCCTTCGGTGCGAGCCCGCTACAGATCGTCCTCAAGGTGCTGATCCCCGAGGCCCTGCCCGGCATCGTGCTCGGCCTCACCCTGGCGGTCGTGTCCCTGATCGGCTTCTCCGCGATGGTCGGCGCCGTCGGCGGCGGGGGCCTGGGCGATCTCGGCATCCGGTACGGCTACCAGCGCTTCATGCCCGAGATGATGCTCGCCGTGGTGGTGGTGCTGATCGTCCTGGTGCAGCTGGTCCAGACCCTCGGCGACCGGCTGGCACGGCGCATGAACAAGCGCCTGCGCCACGGCTGA